From Vanacampus margaritifer isolate UIUO_Vmar chromosome 8, RoL_Vmar_1.0, whole genome shotgun sequence, a single genomic window includes:
- the LOC144056994 gene encoding uncharacterized protein LOC144056994 isoform X2: protein MDSVLDGASVLCVFKLVCSLLCLPSLATSRSSVAFCGCCILIFTDFLLTVYLSFLGVFESWFAELTPPPGVIALRFLLFLSHTYGAVLILITPLVAVETLARYLWTTREEEDDDDDDDEDEDVEETGGWRFHALGYLCCLSVWVAVALSLRCRWKSEEARATACLAVGGSLMRCLPNLLSLQPSAMRPCWAVIFLYLIVILLTCSLLLLRRTMPANGRRCPSKGKESTATPLETPHGCRGRGSNLTLAWLAVLGVLVLPLYLGVNVLLLRSVETLLEACVSFFVGSAPGGPSADVVASV, encoded by the exons ATGGACAGCGTGTTGGACGGCGCGTCGGTGTTGTGCGTCTTCAAGCTGGTGTGCAGCCTCCTGTGCTTGCCGTCGCTGGCGACGTCGCGCAGTTCCGTGGCTTTCTGCGGCTGCTGCATCCTCATCTTCACCGACTTCCTGCTCACAG TTTACCTGAGCTTCCTTGGCGTCTTTGAGTCGTGGTTCGCCGAGCTGACGCCACCGCCAGGCGTCATCGCCCTGCGCTTCCTGCTCTTCCTAAGCCACACCTACGGCGCTGTGCTGATACTCATCACGCCCCTCGTCGCCGTGGAGACCCTCGCCCGATACCTGTGGACGACGAGAGAagaagaggatgatgatgatgatgatgatgaagacgaaGATGTGGAGGAGACCGGCGGCTGGCGCTTTCACGCGCTAGGTTACTTGTGCTGTTTGTCGGTGTGGGTGGCGGTGGCGCTCAGCCTGCGATGTCGATGGAAGTCGGAGGAAGCCCGGGCGACGGCTTGTTTGGCCGTCGGCGGCTCTTTGATGCGGTGCCTGCCTAACCTGCTGAGCCTCCAGCCCAGCGCCATGCGCCCCTGCTGGGCCGTGATCTTCCTCTACTTGATCGTGATCCTGCTCACGTGCTCGCTTCTTCTTCTCAGACGAACGATGCCGGCCAATGGGCGGAGATGTCCGTCTAAGGGGAAGGAAAGCACGGCGACGCCCCTCGAGACGCCGCACGGGTGTCGGGGGCGGGGTTCGAACTTGACGCTGGCCTGGCTGGCCGTGCTCGGCGTCCTGGTGCTTCCGCTTTACCTCGGGGTCAACGTGCTCCTGCTAAGGAGCGTGGAGACCCTCCTGGAGGCCTGCGTCAGCTTCTTTGTAGGCTCCGCCCCCGGAGGCCCCAGCGCAGATGTCGTCGCGTCGGTGTGA
- the znf362a gene encoding zinc finger protein 362a isoform X2 produces MAEPRFNSPYFWPPPPAMAVTQLMAEKIRASHPSPVTLPSQQPLLSPDGGQHVTSKAQQPDMVLHSSPARPTSSSLTGRILGDVNLNLDEKAAIKARGLWEDWRQLIEHPARANHLSGVSLASRTGNLNNCEVTSPATPPSGASTPHLLSSFTNPHGMEPGRTNGGLMGLLGVSKPPKEGRRKIKAENGSSLLVVPYPILASSNDQSAISITAKAKTYRCKVCPLTFFSKSDMQIHSKTHTEAKAYKCPHCTKTFTNAPYLAQHLRIHLGLKPYRCAYCEKCFRQLSHLQQHTRIHTGDRPYKCFQPGCEKAFTQLSNLQSHQRHHNKDKAFKCSNCFRAYSDAASLQMHLSAHAIKTARAYCCNTCDRAYTSETYLMKHMCKHAAAQHGGPRRNDGPHHHPRTDASDLSAAAILSRHHLSLSI; encoded by the exons ATGGCGGAACCTCGCTTTAACAGTCCCTATTTTTGGCCCCCGCCACCTGCCATGGCTGTCACTCAG CTGATGGCGGAGAAGATCCGAGCGTCTCATCCGTCCCCTGTCACGCTCCCTTCCCAGCAGCCCTTGCTGTCGCCGGACGGCGGCCAGCACGTGACGTCGAAAGCCCAGCAGCCGGACATGGTTCTGCACTCCAGCCCCGCCCGGCCCACTTCCAGCTCGCTCACGG GTCGCATTCTCGGCGACGTCAACTTGAACTTGGACGAAAAAGCGGCCATCAAAGCCCGGGGATTGTGGGAGGACTGGCGTCAGCTCATCGAGCACCCCGCTCGGGCAAACCATCTCTCAG GCGTTTCGCTGGCGTCCAGAACAGGAAACCTCAACAACTGTGAGGTCACTTCCCCCGCCACGCCGCCCTCAGGAGCCTCCACGCCCCACCTGCTCTCCAGCTTCACCAACCCCCACGGGATGGAGCCCGGAAGAACCAACGGAGGTCTCATGGGCCTGCTCGGGGTGTCCAAGCCTCCCAAGGAAGGACGTCGGAAAATCAAGGCGGAGAATGGCTCCTCGCTCTTGGTGGTGCCATACCCCATCCTGGCGTCCAGCAACGACCAGTCCGCCATCAGCATCACTGCCAAAGCGAAAACGTACAG GTGTAAAGTGTGCCCGCTGACCTTCTTCTCCAAGTCGGACATGCAGATCCACTCGAAGACGCACACGGAGGCCAAGGCGTACAAATGCCCTCACTGCACCAAGACGTTCACCAACGCCCCGTACCTGGCGCAGCACCTGCGCATCCACCTGGGCCTCAAGCCGTACCGCTGCGCCTACTGCGAGAAGTGCTTTCGACAGCTCTCGCACCTGCAGCAGCACACCAG AATCCACACGGGGGATCGTCCGTATAAATGCTTCCAACCCGGATGTGAGAAGGCCTTCACTCAGCTGTCTAATCTGCAG TCTCACCAGAGGCACCACAACAAAGACAAGGCCTTCAAGTGTTCCAACTGCTTCCGGGCGTACTCGGACGCGGCATCGCTGCAGATGCACCTTTCTGCCCACGCCATCAAGACGGCTCGGGCCTACTGCTGCAACACGTGCGACAGAGCGTACACGTCG GAGACCTACCTCATGAAGCACATGTGCAAGCACGCGGCCGCGCAGCACGGAGGACCTCGGAGGAATGAcggcccccaccaccacccccggACGGATGCCTCGGACCTGAGCGCTGCCGCCATTTTGTCCCGACAtcacctctctctctccattTAG
- the LOC144056994 gene encoding uncharacterized protein LOC144056994 isoform X1 — protein MCVVSPADMDSVLDGASVLCVFKLVCSLLCLPSLATSRSSVAFCGCCILIFTDFLLTVYLSFLGVFESWFAELTPPPGVIALRFLLFLSHTYGAVLILITPLVAVETLARYLWTTREEEDDDDDDDEDEDVEETGGWRFHALGYLCCLSVWVAVALSLRCRWKSEEARATACLAVGGSLMRCLPNLLSLQPSAMRPCWAVIFLYLIVILLTCSLLLLRRTMPANGRRCPSKGKESTATPLETPHGCRGRGSNLTLAWLAVLGVLVLPLYLGVNVLLLRSVETLLEACVSFFVGSAPGGPSADVVASV, from the exons ATGTGTGTCGTGTCCCCCGCAGACATGGACAGCGTGTTGGACGGCGCGTCGGTGTTGTGCGTCTTCAAGCTGGTGTGCAGCCTCCTGTGCTTGCCGTCGCTGGCGACGTCGCGCAGTTCCGTGGCTTTCTGCGGCTGCTGCATCCTCATCTTCACCGACTTCCTGCTCACAG TTTACCTGAGCTTCCTTGGCGTCTTTGAGTCGTGGTTCGCCGAGCTGACGCCACCGCCAGGCGTCATCGCCCTGCGCTTCCTGCTCTTCCTAAGCCACACCTACGGCGCTGTGCTGATACTCATCACGCCCCTCGTCGCCGTGGAGACCCTCGCCCGATACCTGTGGACGACGAGAGAagaagaggatgatgatgatgatgatgatgaagacgaaGATGTGGAGGAGACCGGCGGCTGGCGCTTTCACGCGCTAGGTTACTTGTGCTGTTTGTCGGTGTGGGTGGCGGTGGCGCTCAGCCTGCGATGTCGATGGAAGTCGGAGGAAGCCCGGGCGACGGCTTGTTTGGCCGTCGGCGGCTCTTTGATGCGGTGCCTGCCTAACCTGCTGAGCCTCCAGCCCAGCGCCATGCGCCCCTGCTGGGCCGTGATCTTCCTCTACTTGATCGTGATCCTGCTCACGTGCTCGCTTCTTCTTCTCAGACGAACGATGCCGGCCAATGGGCGGAGATGTCCGTCTAAGGGGAAGGAAAGCACGGCGACGCCCCTCGAGACGCCGCACGGGTGTCGGGGGCGGGGTTCGAACTTGACGCTGGCCTGGCTGGCCGTGCTCGGCGTCCTGGTGCTTCCGCTTTACCTCGGGGTCAACGTGCTCCTGCTAAGGAGCGTGGAGACCCTCCTGGAGGCCTGCGTCAGCTTCTTTGTAGGCTCCGCCCCCGGAGGCCCCAGCGCAGATGTCGTCGCGTCGGTGTGA
- the znf362a gene encoding zinc finger protein 362a isoform X1, with amino-acid sequence MAEPRFNSPYFWPPPPAMAVTQEQLMAEKIRASHPSPVTLPSQQPLLSPDGGQHVTSKAQQPDMVLHSSPARPTSSSLTGRILGDVNLNLDEKAAIKARGLWEDWRQLIEHPARANHLSGVSLASRTGNLNNCEVTSPATPPSGASTPHLLSSFTNPHGMEPGRTNGGLMGLLGVSKPPKEGRRKIKAENGSSLLVVPYPILASSNDQSAISITAKAKTYRCKVCPLTFFSKSDMQIHSKTHTEAKAYKCPHCTKTFTNAPYLAQHLRIHLGLKPYRCAYCEKCFRQLSHLQQHTRIHTGDRPYKCFQPGCEKAFTQLSNLQSHQRHHNKDKAFKCSNCFRAYSDAASLQMHLSAHAIKTARAYCCNTCDRAYTSETYLMKHMCKHAAAQHGGPRRNDGPHHHPRTDASDLSAAAILSRHHLSLSI; translated from the exons ATGGCGGAACCTCGCTTTAACAGTCCCTATTTTTGGCCCCCGCCACCTGCCATGGCTGTCACTCAG GAGCAGCTGATGGCGGAGAAGATCCGAGCGTCTCATCCGTCCCCTGTCACGCTCCCTTCCCAGCAGCCCTTGCTGTCGCCGGACGGCGGCCAGCACGTGACGTCGAAAGCCCAGCAGCCGGACATGGTTCTGCACTCCAGCCCCGCCCGGCCCACTTCCAGCTCGCTCACGG GTCGCATTCTCGGCGACGTCAACTTGAACTTGGACGAAAAAGCGGCCATCAAAGCCCGGGGATTGTGGGAGGACTGGCGTCAGCTCATCGAGCACCCCGCTCGGGCAAACCATCTCTCAG GCGTTTCGCTGGCGTCCAGAACAGGAAACCTCAACAACTGTGAGGTCACTTCCCCCGCCACGCCGCCCTCAGGAGCCTCCACGCCCCACCTGCTCTCCAGCTTCACCAACCCCCACGGGATGGAGCCCGGAAGAACCAACGGAGGTCTCATGGGCCTGCTCGGGGTGTCCAAGCCTCCCAAGGAAGGACGTCGGAAAATCAAGGCGGAGAATGGCTCCTCGCTCTTGGTGGTGCCATACCCCATCCTGGCGTCCAGCAACGACCAGTCCGCCATCAGCATCACTGCCAAAGCGAAAACGTACAG GTGTAAAGTGTGCCCGCTGACCTTCTTCTCCAAGTCGGACATGCAGATCCACTCGAAGACGCACACGGAGGCCAAGGCGTACAAATGCCCTCACTGCACCAAGACGTTCACCAACGCCCCGTACCTGGCGCAGCACCTGCGCATCCACCTGGGCCTCAAGCCGTACCGCTGCGCCTACTGCGAGAAGTGCTTTCGACAGCTCTCGCACCTGCAGCAGCACACCAG AATCCACACGGGGGATCGTCCGTATAAATGCTTCCAACCCGGATGTGAGAAGGCCTTCACTCAGCTGTCTAATCTGCAG TCTCACCAGAGGCACCACAACAAAGACAAGGCCTTCAAGTGTTCCAACTGCTTCCGGGCGTACTCGGACGCGGCATCGCTGCAGATGCACCTTTCTGCCCACGCCATCAAGACGGCTCGGGCCTACTGCTGCAACACGTGCGACAGAGCGTACACGTCG GAGACCTACCTCATGAAGCACATGTGCAAGCACGCGGCCGCGCAGCACGGAGGACCTCGGAGGAATGAcggcccccaccaccacccccggACGGATGCCTCGGACCTGAGCGCTGCCGCCATTTTGTCCCGACAtcacctctctctctccattTAG